In Scatophagus argus isolate fScaArg1 chromosome 7, fScaArg1.pri, whole genome shotgun sequence, a genomic segment contains:
- the foxb1a gene encoding forkhead box protein B1a: protein MPRPGRNTYSDQKPPYSYISLTAMAIQSCPEKMLPLSEIYKFIMDRFPYYRENTQRWQNSLRHNLSFNDCFIKIPRRPDQPGKGSFWALHPSCGDMFENGSFLRRRKRFKVLSSSDHLAPSKQSDAAHYLQQQAKLRLSALAATGTHLPQMSTYNLGVSQSSTFKHPFAIENIIAREYKVPGSLAFSTMQSMSAGYPLHNQLTTAWPHMYNTSVIDTAAPISMASSDYSAYGMPIKSLCHGGQSLPAIPVPIKPTPTSMAGFSALPPHIPAFLSNSPQSLSPTSPQTATSQSSPATPSETLTSPSTLQSVAVH from the coding sequence ATGCCTCGTCCGGGGAGAAACACGTACAGCGACCAGAAGCCACCTTATTCCTACATCTCCCTCACTGCCATGGCGATCCAGAGCTGCCCAGAGAAGATGCTGCCTCTCAGTGAAATTTACAAGTTCATCATGGATAGGTTCCCTTATTACAGAGAAAACACTCAGCGGTGGCAAAACTCCCTGCGACACAATCTGTCCTTCAACGACTGTTTTATTAAAATCCCCCGGCGCCCAGATCAACCAGGTAAGGGAAGTTTCTGGGCTCTGCACCCGAGCTGCGGGgacatgtttgaaaatggaaGTTTCTTGAGACGCCGCAAAAGGTTCAAAGTTTTGTCTTCATCTGATCATTTGGCTCCGAGTAAGCAGTCGGATGCTGCACATTACCTCCAGCAGCAAGCCAAGCTGAGACTGAGCGCCCTGGCAGCCACCGGGACACACCTTCCCCAAATGTCAACTTACAACCTCGGAGTGTCTCAGTCGTCGACTTTTAAGCATCCGTTTGCCATCGAGAACATCATAGCCAGAGAGTACAAGGTCCCGGGAAGTCTGGCCTTCTCCACCATGCAGTCCATGTCTGCCGGCTACCCGCTCCACAACCAGCTGACGACAGCCTGGCCCCACATGTACAACACCAGCGTGATTGACACGGCGGCTCCGATCTCCATGGCAAGCAGCGACTACAGTGCCTATGGCATGCCCATCAAGTCCCTGTGTCACGGAGGACAGTCCTTACCGGCTATTCCTGTGCCAATCAAGCCCACCCCGACCTCCATGGCCGGTTTCTCAGCGTTACCTCCACACATCCCCGCGTTTCTATCAAACTCCCCACAGTCTCTGAGCCCGACGTCCCCACAGACAGCGACGAGCCAAAGCAGCCCCGCAACCCCGAGCGAGACTCTGACGAGCCCGTCCACACTGCAGTCGGTGGCTGTGCACTGA